The region GGAATCAGCAACAGCAGCACGACCTGGATGCCGGGCTCATCGCCGCTCCATTCGATGATCTTGCGGCGGATCAGGCCGAAGCCCCAGGCCACGATCAGGCCGACCGCGATGCCGCCGATGGCGATCAGCGTGAAGCTGATGCCGGCGTCGAGCAGCGAGAAGGTACCCGACAGCACCGCGATGATGGCGAACTTGAACGCCACCAGGCCGGACGCATCGTTCATGAGCGCTTCGCCTTCGAGCACGTGCTGCATGGTGGACGGCAACCGCCGCTTGCCGATGATGGACGACACCGCGACGGCATCGGTCGGCGACAGCACCGCCGCTAGCGCAAACGCCGACGGCAGCGCGATGGCCGGGATCATCCAGTGGATGAAGTAGCCGACTCCGACCACGGTGAACAGCACCAGGCCGAGCGCCAACGCCAGGATCGGCTGCGCCAGCCGGAAGAACTCGCGCTTGGGCATGCGCCAGCCGTCGGTAAACAGCAGCGGCGGAATGAATAGCAGCAGGAACAGTTCAGGGTCGAAGCTGATTCGCAGGCCGAACAGCGGCAGCGCCAGTACGGCGCCGAGGCCGATCTGGAACAGCGGCAGCGGAATCTTGAATGGGACAAGGCGCGCCACCACGCCGGAAACGGCGACGGCCAGCAGCAGGATCAGAACGGTAAAGACAATTTCCATCGGAGAGAAAGCAGAAGAATCGCACGGGGATTGAAGCGGAGATCTCGACCAAGTCAAGACCTGACAAGTTGCAAGTATAGAGCCTGAGCGGGTCCCGGCAGCAAAAACGGATCAGGCATAGAATCATTGCTCCCGGTGACATGGAGTGCATGCAATGAGCAAGAACGGCCATCAACTGCAACATCGCAAACTCGGCAACTCCGCCATCGAAGTCGCGCCGCTGGCGTTCGGCGGCAATGTGTTCGGCTGGACCGTCGACGAAGCGACCTCGTTTTCGCTGCTCGATAAGTTCGTCGACGCGGGCCTCAACCTGGTCGACACTGCCGATGTCTATTCACGCTGGGCCAACGGCAACAAGGGCGGTGAATCCGAAACCATCATCGGCAAATGGATCAGGCAAAGCGGCAAGCGCGACAAGCTGGTCATCGCCACCAAGGTCGGCATGGACATGGGCGATGGCAAGATCGGCCTGGCGCCGGCCTACATCAAGCGCGCGGTGGAAGATTCGCTGACGCGCCTGCAAACCGACTACATCGATCTCTACCAGTCGCACACCGACGACAAGAACACGCCGCAGGAAGAAACCCTGCATGCCTACGGCGAGCTGGTCCAGCAAGGCAAGGTGCGTCTGATCGGCGCGTCCAACTTCGGCGCCGATCGGCTGGAAGAGGCGCGCAAGCTCAGCCGCGCGCATGGTTATCCGCTGTATCAAACGCTGCAGCCGGAATACAACCTGTATTCGCGCACCGACTTTGAAAACAATCTTGAGCAGTACTGCCTCAGGGAAAAGATCGGCGTCATCAACTATTACTCGCTGGCCAGCGGTTTCCTCAGCGGCAAATACCGCTCCGACAAGGATCTCGGCAAAAGCACCCGCGGCGGCAAGACGCGAAGCTATCTGAATCCGCGCGGCTTGCGCATCCTCGGCGCGCTCGACGCTGTCGCAGCACGCTACGACAGCACGCCGGCGGCCGTGGCGCTGGCATGGCTGATCGCGCGTCCGAGCATCACTGCGCCGATCGCCAGCGCCACCTCGCTGCAGCAGATGGATGCGCTGATTGCAGCAACGCGCCTGTCGCTGGACGCCACCGCCATCGCCCAACTGGACCAGGCCAGCGCTCCTTGAGCCGAACCTTGTTGTCTGCAGTCCGCACGCCAGTGTCCGGAAGGGATTGTCTTTGTGGCAACAAGTGCCGGCAAACACACATGAAAAAGGTTTGACCATTGCGGAAAGTCCTCGCTTGACAGGTCACGGACCCGCACCTATTCTCTGCGTACCCAAAGGTCTTACCATACGTCCACGCACTGTGGGTATCCTTCGGCGACCAGACATATAACAGGCACCCCAAGCAGACTCCATGTCCTTCGATCCCATCGTCCAGAAATCCATTTCCGAGCAAGTCGCGCAACGCCTGCTCACCATGATCCGCAGCGGCCTGCTCAAGCCCGGCCAGCAATTGCCACCGGAGCGTGAACTGGCGGCCATGCTGGGCGTCGGGCGTCCGGCCGTGCGCGAAGCGATTCGCGGGCTGGCGCTGCTCGGCTTGCTGCGTATCCGCCAGGGCGAAGGCAC is a window of Herbaspirillum hiltneri N3 DNA encoding:
- a CDS encoding aldo/keto reductase, translating into MSKNGHQLQHRKLGNSAIEVAPLAFGGNVFGWTVDEATSFSLLDKFVDAGLNLVDTADVYSRWANGNKGGESETIIGKWIRQSGKRDKLVIATKVGMDMGDGKIGLAPAYIKRAVEDSLTRLQTDYIDLYQSHTDDKNTPQEETLHAYGELVQQGKVRLIGASNFGADRLEEARKLSRAHGYPLYQTLQPEYNLYSRTDFENNLEQYCLREKIGVINYYSLASGFLSGKYRSDKDLGKSTRGGKTRSYLNPRGLRILGALDAVAARYDSTPAAVALAWLIARPSITAPIASATSLQQMDALIAATRLSLDATAIAQLDQASAP